The stretch of DNA AAGTTTGTACAGTATTTCTCATTTCAGATCATAAACCTTTATTTTCTTGTGCTGGGGAAGGGACGGTCACACACGCCAGTAACAAATCCTGCATGACCCTTCTGTCAAGTGTGCCACAAAAGAAAAGGACTCAATCCATATGTTCCGAACAGAAAGTCATATTTTTATAAAGATgacatactgtaaataaaaatgaaatctaCAGGAACCAATCACTCGCTTAAGCGAGGGAAAACAGCTTTAacatgtttgtaaaaagtactccTGGGAGCCACGTGATTCATTTTCTAGTAGATAAACAGTGTCAACACTTGTGTGTCAGGAAACCAAATCATAGTTACATAACGTTTAGAAACCCATCAAGCTGAACAATTATTTAAATCTCAAAAATGTGTTAAAGTCATAATACTGACCCTATATAAGTTGGCATGTCTTTAAAAAAAGGTCTGTGTGCTCTTGTGTCCTTGGGTGGGAAAATAGACACATATCCTGTAATCTCTATTCGAAGAGGTTTATATCACTgtacattatatacaataaaagaAGTTTCCCGGTATCACAATTATTATTTGCTCCGTACCTCTgcttctgtgtttttaaagcaggggtctccaacctttttgtgaacAAGGGCTACAACAacggataaaacaatctggagggctactttttgatatagtctactcaaaacttttttttttttacttgttgacttgttttagtattgtttaaaatgttaacatacgtaaaccaagccaagcttatataaaaaatatgtaataaaaaaatattacaattgagactattaatagaatgtgctttggcgggcacctacAGACTGTGTGGGCACCACGTTGAGACCCCTGTTTTAAAAGCAGACAGGTGGTGGTATGTTTTCAGTTAAAAGCATAAAAAAACAGTGCAGAATGAAGATAATGGATACTTATTATTGTacaatgacaaaacattttctcaTAGAACCTTGTTTCTAAACACTGAGAACATAGACAGACTAAAACTACTGGTACCTGGAAAGCATCATTGAGTAAAGAAGTCCAGGAAAAATATTATATACAATataggacacacacacacaggcatgcacgcacgcacgcacaatAGTTTTTGCTTATCCTCACTAGCTGTCACCTAGTACTGAGTCTTTTGTCTGGTGGATGCGgaagaaagaaaatatattttcccTAAATTAATGCTTGATGTTAGATTGCATGAAAACTTATCAATATATTCTACCGTTTAAAACGCAATTGAGATCTTCAAAGTGTGTATAATTCACACTTTTATGTTTAAAACAAGAAAGTCTCTTGACACTTTATAGTTAAAAACACCCGTTTGtaactttaaaaattgtgtctTTCATCACAGAATCTGTTACCACAATTTAGTAATACAAAGTTTCTGCTCATTGAACCTTTTTGTGTCCGCAAAATGTTTCAGGTATACAAACAAGAATAAATCTGAAACGCTTCATTGACCAAAAGAGCCACAAGAATAACACAGCAAAAGTCtcacaatgcaaaaaattattttcaagaaaacattttcttagtatttttgtcttgttttcagtaaaaatatctaaaaattcttgaattaagatgctttttcttgatgagcaaaacgacccaagaaaataagtctagtttttagaccaaaaatatcaaatttaagtgattttgtgcataaaacaagcaaaaaaatctgccaatggggtaagcaaaaaaatcttgaacatttttcttaaaaactgaattcaagaaaaatttgcttaccccattggaagattttttttgcttgttttatgcacaaaatcacttaaattcaatatttttggtctaaaaactagacttattttcttggattGTTTTGTTCTTTAAGAAatagcatcttaatttaagaagacaagacaaaaatagtaagacattttttcctcaaaaaaattttttggcaGTGTAACACggtaaaaaattactttcttacttagtatttttgtcttgtttcagtaaaaatattcaaaaaatcttaaatcaagatgtattttcttgttgAGCAAAATTAACtaagaaaatatgtctagtttttagacaaaaaatatacaatttaagtgaatttttgcttaaaacaaccaaaattatctgccaatggcgtgagaaatttttgcttaaattaagtgttgatgaaaaaagaaaacatcttttagatttttttctcaccccattggcagatatttttgtttgttttaagtttaaatttacttaaattgtatattttttgtttataaactaAACTtcttttcttaggtcattttgctcatcaagtatCAACTATAAGAAAGtcaattttttgcagtgcacaagTCATTCAGTTTATACAATTTAGCCAAAAAATAAAGCCACATAGTCTCCATTTAACTTAAAGAGAAACTGTTGCGACATTTAAAAGATCTGCTTTTCTATAGGCGTGTGCATTCAttcacacacaaaacaaacagtGGACAAACACAACAAAAAGCACAAGAAAACATCTACACAGCTGCTTTGAACCCTTTTCGCTTGTTAGTCTTTGtcagtttattttaatttatctCAATATCATCATCTGGTCCATTTAGAAACCCTTGATGATGCAATAGGCCTCCATGGAGGACAAGATGATGTACGTTAGCCAGAGACTAAAAAATAAAGTGGTGGTGAGGATTTTTGGAGTCTTTGCTCCGCCCAGTTCTCCCCCGATCTCCGGCCTGCGGCGGTACATCAAGACGGCGATACAGACGAAGGCAAAGATGGTGAAAAGGGTTACGGAGAAGGCGAGCGTACCGGGGTCCACGCGGAAATACTGTCCGTGTGCCTGGTGAAAGATGGCGGCGATGGACCAGGCCAGCCCGATGCCCAGGAACACATTCACGGCATTGCTGCCCGTCACGTTGCCGATGGAGGCGTCTGCGTATTGATCCTGAATAGCTGCAACTTTACTGGCGAATGTATCTGATTTGAATAAGAGTAAGAGAAGGAGAGAGAAAATATTAGCACAGTGTAAAAATACCATATGGTATTAATAAATGAATCTCAGGAATGTCTGTGTCATATTTGCCAACAAAACAGATGGAAATTGAGTACATTTTCTCCCCTCACTGTTTTCCCTCAAATGTTTCCATTACTCTacatgaccctggaccacaaaaccagtcaagagggtcaattttttgaaattgagatttatacatcagctgaataaataagcttttcattgatgcaTGATTTGTTAGAATATTTGATACAATattgaaaaaaatctaaatatttagaaaattgcatttaaagttgtccaagtCCTTAGAAACAAaaaggggagagcggggcacaacctaacgcttttcggttttggctcaatcattcaaaaaatatttgagtttgattaattatatctttacacaagcaacacacacatctctgctacaaatgaacatttaaagtttgtttctagtacttaccattcttggacaattacaccaaacgtgacagtgaagtgcaaacgttacaacttaccccataggtggggttaattgtaacagcagggggttagttgtaacacttgataaaaattaagttagcaggcaaatatttcaatactttttcgtctatatacttgaagtggatattgtttatatatctgtctataatagaaaTGTATCcacaatgtattcattcatacaGCCCTTTTCTgggttcaattataaatggatacaaatgtctaaatatgtgaaaaaagcagcacaattatgacaattttttttttatatgtgacccagtctgtaataaccatactacagtttcaaaatcaaattctgagataatgagcatcaaagtctgattttagccattcatttcattatgattttaatttttgacgtgaccttattcaatcaatattaaagatatcaacaaaaatacacgatttttgataagacaggcacatttattttgttggcagccggcaatcattcgtgtgtagcctattaaaaacaatggcaagaattacactaacgttagcggttttcatatcgtaagtgctgaggggttagttgtaacacagcgttacaattaactccactgggtcaaaatattttcaagcccaccaaaaaagttgctaagagctgcagacatatttcatatttcatgttttagtcaacaagacactgattaatatgacatagcattggatttggtattttacacacccaacttagaaaccaaaaaaaaacatatgatgaaaaaatttacttacatgccaccaaaacactcatttatcaataactctctggaaaaacattatacatttacaataatttgcgggagatcgtcttttggcagcgttaaaaaaaaacttgcgcAATAATGTAAACggtctgtgttacaactaaacCCCTGAACACCTACTactaataaatgcatttttttttttttaaatatatacgttaggaaatttacaaaatatcttcattgaacatgatctttacctaatattagggctgtgcaaaaatatcaatatttttggaataaaaaatctataattttggcTTTTGCTATAAATAGCTGGTTTTGTGGTACAGGATCTCAGTTATGCATTCGGTAGATGCTTTTTTACAAAGCgaattacagtgcattacaagttaATTTATCAATATATGTGTTTGCTGAAATCGAATCCATCCTTTTGCAttgttaatgcaatgctctcCCATTGAGATACAGCAACATAGCTACAGGTGTCACAAACTCACTAACTCATTCATTtccaattaaatgtaaatctactgTACCTGGCACAGAAGTTCCCAAAGCCACAAACACGACCGCCGTGACAGAGTCTTTGAGGCCGATGGTGCAGCCAAAATGCGATGCCAGGTCTCCAATGAAGGCAGTGAGGACGCCGATCATGATGATAGATACGATAAAACACGCCCAACCATTCCAGTAATCGGTTGGTGGCACAAAAGCAAACATAACCTTCCAGAATACAGTCAGAAAATGCATGACATACTCAAAGCAAGATGGCATCTTTTCTTCACCAcactcatcatcatcatcatcgccTTGAGGTGAGAAAAAAAGAAGAGCAGAGGAGAGAGATGTTTAATGTTTGGTTGGTAAAAACACCTTCGATCAGAAAACATCATGTGtaatcaaataaaattaaaatccaCCATATTTTCCCTGCGAAGTTGTTTACCATATTTTTTTTGGTGGGTTTCTGGCAGCCACAGCTACCATTTTTTTTACCGTAAAAacaacagaattttttttacagtgcaagaaAATTACAGTTTCTGCTCTTGACACTTCCCTTTAACATTAGAGGACATGGAAACTTGCTACATACTGTATTTGTTACGTAACTATGGCACTGCAAAGTAAGACATCCATTCATAATGCCATATGTGTCTAATTATGATTAAAATTCCCAAAAACTAAGAGTAAGATCCCCCCATCAGGTCAGCCTGCACTAACAAGATCTTTCAGATCAGTCAAACCACCGGAGCAAGTGTTTGTGCACCCATCTGACTTTATGCATAGCTTTGTCAGAAAAGACCAGGAAGCAAAGAGCTGTGTTGACACATTCAGAGAACTGAAAGTGTTGTGCAAAGACACTTACAAAATATGTGTGTTGAATTGTGTTTGCTCATGCTCAGAGTAAGCAGTATGGCAAATTCTGGGTAAAAAATCTTCTAGCTTATTTCAGAGACAGCTAAATgataattgtatatttttaatgCTTCATTTTATCTCCTGAGGATATAAGAAATCCAGCTGTTTTCTTCTCTCTGTCATTGTGATAATTGACACTTGAGTGCAGTCTTTGTTTAtgaaacacttttattttaaaggctACAAGTAAACATTCTGCATATTACTGCATGATTGAAGACATGTGAGGACAAGTTTTTTTAGAGAGATAATGGTAAAACAGCCTTTTGTTTACTATCTTTTAAGCTGTCAAGTCTTTTTTAGGTCTCTTGTGTGAAGGGGCGCTGTGTACATCAATGTGATTAtcattatatgtgaccctgtgtgtgaaatccaggttaaagtctgataatctaattatgagatagTGGGCCGgatttactaaacggggcaaattAGCGTGAGAGtgcaattccaaaaaagtgcCTATGGGAGTGGAAATATTTGCGGGTTATTACCTAAAAGGCGGAAATAAATAACACAAGCGCAACAGATGATTTCCATAatgggttacactttattttgagtgtccactttagacattctactaactataaataactttgcaactacatgtcaactaactgtcaaTAATTAGCAACTATACGttaactaactgtcattagagtattagtagactgtaagggttggggttagggaagaggtttgggttagtggaataagttgacatgctcctgcaaagatacttatagtcagttgaatgtctgttgacatatcatcacaataaagtgttagtagatattaaccaggcagtctactaattctctaaagattggtagatgataagtagttgcaaagttacttataattagtaaaatgtctaaagtggactatcgaaataaagtgttaccccataatgaccaacacaatCAACTAAGAAGAGCAGTGgaaattagttcagggtcgcaaataagcagagctgatgagtTGCGGGTGATCTACTAACGCCTGATGCGCTTGAGTTCAGAACCACAGACATAGGAGTGGAAAATTCAGGGTGTGAAATCCTAGCTAACGAAGCCATAGTACACGGAAAAGAACTATAAGACTATATGACCTCAAGTTATCGATTGAGAGCAGCTTCTTAGGACCTACCTGAGCTGACAGTGATGGCTTCTACAAACTGATCTCTCCAACTGTTGGTTCCGACCACAAGAGCCAAGTTGGTTTTCTTTATGAGTTTGTCAACTGTACTCTGCAAAGGGTATGAAAATCATAATTTAGACCATTGCCCCCCAAAAATTCATTTCATTTACATCTTTACAAACCTGTTTCACTTTGTGCTACTGTTATGGTGTCATCAACATAAAAAATGACAACACAAAGCTGTCAAATGGTTTGGAATTTAGCATGAGTAAAATCAATTGCTTTTATGGTGCCTTTCcattcttaaagggacactccactttttttttaatatactcattttccagctccactagagttaaacatttgattcttaccattttggaatccattcagctgatctctgggtctggcgctagcacttttagcatagcttagcataatccattgaatctgattagaccattagcactgCGCTGAAaacaaccaaagagtttcaatatttttcctatttaaaacttgactcttctgtagttacatcgtgtactaagatgacgggaaattaaaagttgtgattttctaggcagatatggctatgaactatactctcattctggcgtaataatcaaggactttggctgcagcaggtgcaatgatattatgcagcgtctgcaaatagtcccctgctattgaaagtaaccaagaggactattttcggcagtgcgtaatatcactatgccAAAAAAATATCACTACGCTTTCTGTAGCCATGTTACGTCAGCAGGTCCTTAATTATTATgacagaatgagagtatagttcctagccatatctgcctagaaaatcacaactattaattttccgtcggtcttagtacatgatgtaactacagaagagtcaagtttcaaataggaaaaatatcgaaactctttggttatttatttagcgcgatgctaatggtctgatcagattcaatggattgtgctaagctatgctaaaagtgataccgccacacccggagatcagctgaatggattccaggTTGGTCcaaaactctaggggagctggaaaatgagcatattttaagaaaagtggagtgtccctttaaccatttttttaggttttacaaAAAAGTGCAGGGTGTCTGTCCCGTGACCCagtaaaatccaggctaaagtctcatcatctaattatgagattaggagcatcaaagtttgatttcccTCATTGATTTGACTATAACTTGAATCtttgactttgaaatataaaggttatattttcacaaaatgtactttacattaagatgaagaatttaaataaaaaagacttAAGCTGGGTTTTCCCAGGCATAGTCACATATTCATTTGTTCACACTGCTTTGTAATGAAGTGaagatgagtaaatgataaacatttatttttgtatgaaTCATCCCTCTAAGATATCAATAAAAGATATTCCAGAAAAGAcagcatttaaataaataatattcattCTGATGATCAATAATTTAGCAGATTTCTTAGATTTTCCTCTAGCGGTGCCGTGAGAAATCATTTCCGAAACCTCTGGGTGGTCAAAATACATATCCATTACAGTGAAGCAAAAGTGATTTGTTAGGGTAGCGctctcattttattttaatggttGTACTCAATATCACATCAGCAGAACATAACACATGGATTGCAGAATGCATCAGGCTTGATTCATTACAGGCCGTGCATAATTCTGTGCAATGCAATCAAATTTTCAGGATACGAGGCAGTCATCTGTCTTTGAGAGTGTGATGGGCAAACCAATAAACCCACTGAGAcaccaaaaaagtaaaaatttgaGGAAAGATTTAAATGGAAAAGAGTTGCATGTGGAACGCTGATAATGTGACATGCACCCCGAAAGGTCTTGATAATAGCTGGGCCTGCGTCTGCTGTATCCGAGGAGCAATTAAAAGGTTGAATGGTCTCCAGCTGGGACTACTTCAGCAGGACAGGATACCATCACTCATATCCAGATGCTCTGCCCTTAAAACATCATCACCTAAACTTCAAGAAAACATGTCTGGATGGAGCTAAGCACCCGGATGGAGCATGAAAACAGTTGTCAGGTGGAGGAGAAAGGGTACCTTAAACTCATAGGATTCCTCAATGATTACTTCAAGTCTCATGTTTTCGCCCAGCGTCGGCCGACCCATCTCAGCGATACGCCTCTCATTCTTTTCTTTTGCAGTCAATGTCTCCTCATCCCCCTCCTCTGAGATATGTATAAAGATAAGGTGAAGAGAAAGCAAAAGTGTATGAAAATTTAAAAGAAaggtattttgaaaaaaggacgTCTTTATAAAATGTCTGTTACTGGGGCATTACCACTGGCCGctcatgactgctcatccgaggggcgcgaattcgaaataagtgttcggagtgtcatgtgtgttgcttgtgttttcaaaatatgtttgtttaacacagtctcaccccatttcgtcaatatttgacgacacttgaccattcgtcatatgttgacgtgaagggtatacctttcgcgtcattttttgacgaactggggacttcaatactattacgtccgttgcattctctttcctattttattaccatttgcgcgtcggtttagggttagattacgcaaaattaaacagtgtacgcgaaatgaaacagttgtcacctggcgttggggttagagttaggtttgggtagggatgtcattatgtaaatctaaccctaaaccgacgcgcaaatggtaataaaataggaaagagaatgcaacggacgtaatagtattgaagtccccagttcgtcaaaaaatgacgcgaaaggtatacccttcacgtcaacatatgacgaatggtcaagtgtcgtcaaatattgacgaaatggggtgagactgggttggtttgttgtgtcatgtgaaccatgtgcatcacgagttttgtcaaaataaggcCTGCTGCACActcgtttatgataaaagagacgctcacaatcacaaaatacacgcaagacactcccttaacactaaactatGATTACGGATGAGATTATGCGAGCATCTAACGAACGTTAGCgtctttttttatcataaaccctttagatgcatctgcagcaagcacttattttgacaaaacacatgatacACATAACTTCAATCGACACAccgaacatatattttgaaatgatgaacaacacacatgatgggctacatacatgtttcccatcgagcgccctcgaaaaaagatgtcaccggccgccactgtgcATTACTCTTAAAAAAGGTCCTATCATTTAAgaacagatatgtatacatttggtaccaatatgtacctgaGGTATGCAAAGGTGTACTCAGGGGTACCACTAGCAGTTTTGAGATGCAAGAAGTATGAGGTTGGGCGCTCTAACACACCGATATTACTCATAAAAATTGTCTTTGGGGGCCCCAATAGTGCATGCTACCATTCCCCTTAGTTTTTAACTCtatccctgccattgacgagatatctcgtcaatcaagagaaaacgcttccccgccaataacgagtttttccgtcttttcGCAATCCAGCTATTATCCACTatgtggcgcccttccgcaactttttaaacccggaagtattgccctatggcaagctactgcatgtccgtgtctgttttaaagatcgctctgaatgggatctttatgaaaagtccgtcacaaaaatggaattatctctgctttttgctcaaaatgtggtgtttttgcagaaacctacccatattcaaaagctgattacaaaagaaccactaaaggtaggatgaaacgggtttttttgtttgaaagcagagggtctgttctttcatttggtatattgtatgtttatatatttgaagaagaacattttctggaagacattcaaatttggtgaaaatcatgaaaaacgctggcgctggctggcaacttttttttttaaacgctggcggtgaaagagttaaaaaaggtaccgccccagtgacagctagggaccactttttctgacagtgtgtaaGACCAGACATTTAACGATGTACAAAGG from Paramisgurnus dabryanus chromosome 14, PD_genome_1.1, whole genome shotgun sequence encodes:
- the slc8a1a gene encoding sodium/calcium exchanger 1a isoform X5; the protein is MESWSSRMMRFCGFVKTGRNVYRKVQGGDKPNPSTIISIAEEGDEETLTAKEKNERRIAEMGRPTLGENMRLEVIIEESYEFKSTVDKLIKKTNLALVVGTNSWRDQFVEAITVSSGDDDDDECGEEKMPSCFEYVMHFLTVFWKVMFAFVPPTDYWNGWACFIVSIIMIGVLTAFIGDLASHFGCTIGLKDSVTAVVFVALGTSVPDTFASKVAAIQDQYADASIGNVTGSNAVNVFLGIGLAWSIAAIFHQAHGQYFRVDPGTLAFSVTLFTIFAFVCIAVLMYRRRPEIGGELGGAKTPKILTTTLFFSLWLTYIILSSMEAYCIIKGF